In Spinacia oleracea cultivar Varoflay chromosome 5, BTI_SOV_V1, whole genome shotgun sequence, a single window of DNA contains:
- the LOC130462049 gene encoding vacuolar protein sorting-associated protein 35B-like isoform X1, giving the protein MVGAIASGQISKYIGRKGSLMIASIPNIIGWLVVSFSRGNNQITVNTIQDLMELITTEMQSDNAATDSAAEAFFASTLRYIQFQKQKGGAVSEKYEPNVSFFVDLGELKS; this is encoded by the exons ATGGTTGGTGCAATTGCTAGTGGTCAGATTTCTAAATACATTGGGCGCAAAGGG TCACTGATGATTGCTTCAATCCCAAATATCATTGGATGGTTGGTCGTATCATTTTCGAGA GGAAACAACCAAATCACCGTCAATACAATCCAGGATCTAATGGAATTAATTACTACAGAGATGCAAAGTGATAATGCGGCAACAGATTCTGCTGCTGAAGCTTTCTTTGCAAGCACATTGCGGTACATCCAATTCCAGAAACAAAAAGGTGGCGCAGTTAGTGAGAAATATGAACCTAATGTTAGTTTTTTTGTTGATCTGG GAGAACTGAAAAGTTAA
- the LOC110785190 gene encoding 1,4-alpha-glucan-branching enzyme 1, chloroplastic/amyloplastic yields MNVAVGVRAAIPVGSPLVSAKRGSTSKEFILTQPSALNGSSTNLPRRNSLHSKSKVYIVQRVKHCSTISATSTESSQTMENAEVGTENLGILGVDSSLEPYTDHFRYRVQKFLDQAQLIEKYEGGLEQFSQGYLKFGFNREEGSILYREWAPAAQEAQLIGDFNGWDGSNYKMEKNQFGVWSIRIPDSGGKSAISHNSRVKIRFKHGNGIWVDRIPAWIKYATVDPTRFAAPYDGVYWEPPPEESYQFQYPRPPKPKAPRIYEAHVGMSSSEPRINSYREFADDVLPRIKANNYNTVQLMAVMEHSYYASFGYHVTNFFAVSSRSGNPEDLKYLIDKAHSLGLRVLMDVVHSHASNNVTDGLNGFDVGQSSQDSYFHNGDRGYHKLWDSRLFNYANWEVLRFLLSNVRWWLEEYRFDGFRFDGVTSMLYHHHGINMGFSGNYNEYFSEATDVDAVVYLMLANRLIYNIFPDASVIAEDVSGMPGLCRPVSEGGVGFDYRLAMAIPDKWIDYLKNKKDDEWSMNEIMLSLTNRRYTEKCVAYAESHDQGIVGDKTMAFLLMDQEMYTGMSCLTEASPVVERGIAMHKMIHFITMALGGEGYLNFMGNEFGHPEWIDFPREGNGWSYDMCRRQWNLIDTDHLRYKFLNAFNCAMNLLDEKFSFLSSSKQIVSSTNEEDKVIVFERGDLVFVFNFHPENTYEGYKIGCDLPGKYRVALDSDALEFGGRGRVGHDVDHFTNPEGIPGVPETNFNNRPNSFKILSPARTCVAYYRVEDYPEEGVAKNATVAADIPEGEEGDEGEGVSPTLKEPAPAEGNGSPSIEVIPSTDKVVVGIQPSNTELNPFTATDFKVNVPFLSSLPFAFVRGYLLA; encoded by the exons ATGAACGTTGCAGTGGGTGTTCGGGCAGCAATTCCAGTTGGGTCACCCCTCGTTTCAGCCAAAAGG GGCTCAACAAGCAAAGAATTTATTTTGACACAGCCATCAGCACTGAACGGCAGCTCAACAAATTTGCCAAGACGCAATTCCCTGCATTCTAAGTCAAAAGTCTACATAGTACAGAGA GTGAAGCACTGTTCTACTATTTCGGCCACTTCGACTGAAAGCAGTCAAACAATGGAAAATGCTGAAGTAGGTACAGAGAATCTGGGAATCCTGGGTGTGGATTCATCTCTGGAACCCTACACAGATCATTTCAGATATAGAGTTCAGAAATTTTTGGATCAAGCTCAGCTCATTGAGAAATACGAAGGCGGCCTCGAGCAATTTTCCCAAG GATACTTAAAATTTGGATTCAATCGAGAAGAAGGGAGCATTCTCTATCGGGAATGGGCTCCTGCTGCTCA GGAGGCCCAGCTTATTGGAGACTTCAATGGGTGGGATGGTTCCAACTACAAAATGGAAAAGAACCAGTTTGGTGTTTGGAGCATTAGAATACCGGATTCTGGTGGAAAATCCGCTATTTCTCACAATTCAAGAGTCAAAATTAGGTTTAAGCATGGAAATGGAATTTGGGTTGACCGAATTCCAGCATGGATCAAATATGCCACAGTGGATCCCACGAGGTTTGCAGCACCATATGATGGCGTATACTGGGAGCCTCCTCCTGAAGAAAG CTACCAATTTCAGTATCCTCGTCCTCCGAAGCCAAAGGCTCCCCGGATTTATGAGGCTCATGTTGGAATGAGTAGCTCAGAGCCTCGAATAAATTCATATAGGGAATTTGCAGATGATGTTTTGCCTCGCATTAAAGCAAACAATTACAATACAGTGCAGCTGATGGCCGTGATGGAGCATTCCTACTATGCTTCTTTTGGATATCATGTGACAAACTTCTTTGCAGTGAGCAGTAGATCTGGAAACCCTGAGGATCTCAAGTATCTGATTGACAAGGCTCACAGCTTAGGTTTAAGAGTACTGATGGATGTTGTTCACAGCCATGCTAGCAATAATGTCACTGATGGTTTGAATGGTTTCGATGTTGGCCAAAGTTCACAGGATTCCTACTTCCATAATGGAGACCGTGGTTATCATAAGCTATGGGATAGTAGGCTGTTCAATTATGCAAACTGGGAAGTTCTTCGATTCCTCCTATCTAACGTAAGGTGGTGGCTCGAAGAGTACAGATTTGATGGTTTTCGTTTCGATGGAGTAACCTCCATGCTATATCACCATCATGGAATTAACATGGGGTTTTCAGGAAACTATAACGAGTATTTCAGTGAGGCAACCGATGTTGACGCTGTGGTTTATCTGATGCTAGCCAATCGTTTGATATACAACATTTTTCCTGATGCTTCAGTGATCGCAGAGGATGTATCTGGTATGCCTGGATTATGTCGCCCTGTTTCTGAAGGGGGTGTTGGGTTTGACTATCGACTTGCAATGGCTATTCCTGACAAGTGGATTGACTACTTGAAAAATAAGAAGGATGATGAATGGTCCATGAATGAAATCATGCTAAGCTTGACCAATAGAAGATACACTGAGAAGTGTGTAGCATATGCAGAAAGTCATGATCAG GGCATTGTTGGTGATAAAACGATGGCTTTTTTGCTAATGGACCAAGAAATGTATACTGGAATGTCTTGCCTGACAGAAGCTTCTCCAGTAGTTGAAAGAGGGATTGCAATGCATAAG ATGATTCATTTTATAACAATGGCCCTTGGAGGGGAAGGTTACCTGAACTTCATGGGTAATGAG TTTGGACATCCCGAATGGATTGATTTCCCTAGAGAAGGCAATGGTTGGAGTTACGATATGTGCAGACGTCAATGGAACCTGATTGATACAGATCACCTGAGATACAAG TTCCTGAATGCCTTCAATTGTGCCATGAACTTGTTAGATGAGAAATTTTCATTTCTCTCCTCATCAAAGCAGATTGTTAGCAGTACAAATGAAGAAGACAAG GTTATTGTGTTTGAAAGAGGCGATTTGGTGTTTGTCTTCAACTTCCATCCAGAAAATACATACGAAGG TTACAAAATTGGGTGTGATCTGCCTGGGAAGTATCGTGTTGCACTTGATAGTGATGCTTTGGAATTCGGTGGAAGAGGAAGG GTGGGTCATGACGTTGATCATTTCACAAATCCTGAAGGAATACCAGGAGTTCCTGAGACAAATTTCAACAACCGTCCTAATTCCTTCAAAATCCTATCACCAGCTCGTACATGTGTG GCATATTACAGAGTAGAAGACTATCCAGAAGAAGGTGTTGCAAAAAATGCTACTGTTGCTGCTGATATTCCAGAAGGAGAAGAGGGGGATGAAGGTGAAGGTGTTAGCCCCACGCTCAAAGAACCAGCCCCTGCTGAAGGGAATGGTAGTCCAAGCATAGAGGTTATCCCATCAACAGACAAGGTCGTGGTCGGTATACAACCCAGTAACACAGAATTAAATCCCTTCACAGCTACTGACTTTAAAGTCAATGTACCTTTTCTGTCATCCTTGCCCTTCGCTTTTGTTCGCGGATATCTGTTAGCGTAA
- the LOC130462049 gene encoding vacuolar protein sorting-associated protein 35B-like isoform X2 produces MVGAIASGQISKYIGRKGSLMIASIPNIIGWLVVSFSRGNNQITVNTIQDLMELITTEMQSDNAATDSAAEAFFASTLRYIQFQKQKGGAVSEKYEPNEN; encoded by the exons ATGGTTGGTGCAATTGCTAGTGGTCAGATTTCTAAATACATTGGGCGCAAAGGG TCACTGATGATTGCTTCAATCCCAAATATCATTGGATGGTTGGTCGTATCATTTTCGAGA GGAAACAACCAAATCACCGTCAATACAATCCAGGATCTAATGGAATTAATTACTACAGAGATGCAAAGTGATAATGCGGCAACAGATTCTGCTGCTGAAGCTTTCTTTGCAAGCACATTGCGGTACATCCAATTCCAGAAACAAAAAGGTGGCGCAGTTAGTGAGAAATATGAACCTAAT GAGAACTGA